In the genome of Hyphobacterium sp. CCMP332, one region contains:
- a CDS encoding response regulator, giving the protein MLIDDNEIDNLINQKMIEAANICENIYTHTGAKSAIEFLKNLEKMSDSVNDFFPELIFLDIDMPLMDGFQFLDEFEKLSNETKGKIKIVMLTSSINPQDMSKAKKYSYVKKYINKPLTQENIEKLEI; this is encoded by the coding sequence ATGCTAATCGATGATAATGAAATTGATAATCTCATTAATCAAAAGATGATTGAAGCTGCAAATATTTGTGAAAACATCTACACGCATACCGGAGCCAAAAGCGCCATTGAATTTTTAAAAAATCTTGAAAAAATGTCGGATTCGGTCAATGATTTTTTCCCTGAACTCATTTTTTTGGATATTGATATGCCTTTGATGGATGGGTTTCAATTTCTGGACGAATTCGAAAAACTATCCAACGAAACCAAGGGTAAAATTAAAATTGTAATGCTCACCTCTTCAATTAATCCACAGGATATGAGCAAAGCAAAAAAATATTCCTACGTCAAAAAATATATCAACAAGCCTCTGACGCAGGAAAATATTGAGAAATTGGAAATTTGA
- a CDS encoding RNA polymerase sigma-70 factor has translation MDNNNRSGSNFDKTEFENLFNENYESVRNFIYYKTGDIQLAEDICQDVFIKVWERRSEIIPEKVKYLCFTIANNLSLNYLKHLKIVYNFKNAFIERHEFESPEHLLIQKEFDLKLQEVISELPEKQRIVFLMNRIDKLTYNEIADRLGLSVKAIEKRMSQALKELNTKLQVKV, from the coding sequence TTGGACAATAACAATAGAAGCGGTAGTAATTTTGATAAAACAGAATTTGAGAATCTGTTCAATGAAAACTATGAATCCGTACGAAATTTCATCTATTATAAAACCGGTGATATACAATTAGCTGAAGACATATGCCAGGATGTATTTATTAAAGTTTGGGAAAGAAGGTCTGAAATCATTCCTGAAAAAGTCAAATACCTCTGCTTTACAATTGCGAATAATCTTTCTCTTAATTATTTAAAACATTTGAAGATTGTTTATAACTTTAAAAACGCTTTTATAGAAAGACACGAATTCGAATCGCCTGAGCATTTGCTCATTCAAAAGGAATTTGATCTCAAACTTCAGGAGGTAATTTCAGAACTGCCTGAAAAACAGAGAATTGTATTCTTAATGAATCGAATTGATAAGCTTACTTACAATGAAATAGCGGACCGTTTGGGTCTTAGTGTAAAAGCAATAGAAAAACGCATGAGTCAGGCCTTGAAGGAACTAAATACAAAACTTCAGGTTAAAGTATAG
- a CDS encoding FecR family protein, with the protein MAKESLAYKTIQKMLEELESGKQFTKRLRGRCFKEASFDELEFFLSKSDAEILEYESKKSGSGRVVSLPFIRKYPMAIAASISLLLVALYFSVRLFIPNEVITQLAQYKTVELPDHSKITLNADSKVEYNPVSWYWDRRVSLEGEAYFEVEKGSDFIVSTKSGKVRVLGTSFNVKDRANQFRVDCKTGKVEVAVDDQKIILVKNESAELNVLNNNLAKINNKNNYVATWKKGYFNFDSESLAGVIEELERQYNIEIELKAEKDYLFTGYFPISNIDSSLETVCSALGLSYSFQDKQNKKTAIIIQ; encoded by the coding sequence ATGGCAAAGGAAAGTTTAGCATATAAGACCATTCAAAAAATGCTTGAGGAGCTTGAATCCGGAAAGCAATTCACAAAAAGATTAAGAGGAAGATGTTTTAAGGAGGCCTCATTTGATGAACTTGAATTCTTTTTGAGCAAATCGGATGCTGAAATCCTTGAATATGAATCAAAAAAATCCGGAAGCGGCAGAGTGGTTTCTTTACCCTTTATAAGAAAATATCCGATGGCTATTGCGGCTTCTATTTCGTTGCTATTGGTGGCCTTGTACTTTTCGGTAAGATTGTTTATTCCGAATGAAGTTATAACCCAGTTGGCGCAATATAAGACAGTGGAATTACCCGATCATTCTAAAATTACATTAAATGCCGACTCAAAAGTTGAGTATAATCCCGTTTCCTGGTATTGGGATAGACGTGTTTCATTGGAAGGTGAGGCATATTTTGAAGTGGAAAAAGGCAGTGATTTTATTGTTTCTACAAAATCGGGAAAAGTTAGAGTTTTAGGGACTTCCTTTAATGTGAAAGACCGAGCTAATCAGTTTCGTGTGGATTGTAAAACCGGTAAAGTGGAAGTAGCAGTGGATGATCAAAAAATTATTTTGGTTAAAAATGAAAGTGCAGAATTAAATGTTCTAAATAATAATTTGGCCAAAATCAACAATAAAAATAATTATGTAGCGACCTGGAAAAAAGGCTACTTCAATTTTGATTCCGAAAGTCTTGCCGGCGTTATTGAAGAATTGGAGAGACAATACAATATAGAAATTGAATTAAAAGCTGAAAAGGATTATTTATTTACTGGATATTTCCCTATCAGCAATATCGATAGTTCATTGGAAACAGTATGCTCTGCCCTTGGCTTAAGCTATAGTTTTCAGGATAAGCAAAACAAAAAGACTGCTATAATTATTCAATAA
- a CDS encoding TonB-dependent receptor plug domain-containing protein, translated as MILLLALFKPFISHAQNLELKINGDFSGKNLNAVLKEIQSKYDLQFAFDERRLSKVNVNKAINNTQLIDFLIQYLRPVGLSFYILDETIIIKPEEEIPEDQLPVLNKTYNLSGFVFDSLTGERLPYALIKFTPGDLVSTSNVNGFFSIKDIPVSKGRIEIFYLGYGKENINIESLEKTGNLRVSLSSDNAVLNEVLVEGNPNQLVSLGDDVSKISINPAQMENLPNLGEVDIFRSIQLLPGINGTFETASSINIRGSAPDHNLILFDGFNVYHLDHFFGIFSAFNNNSIKNIQVFKGGFEAKYGGRVGGVLDITGKSGSSEKPIFGLGLNFIGFNALAEVPIGKKTNFFFAARRSMTDFFPTRSYKELIENVLNNDLNAEPTNIYRSYDELNPIFNFYDLNTKLTHRFSENEKIAFSFYHGRDILKIDNTSDFPNLTFNTENRTRWGNIGAGLTYSKQWEKNFYSDFSLGYSNYFSRVTYGATKEFTDQNENLDELVIFEQKNDVDDVSLKIDNGWNYSSNNQLEFGMLITNNAISYSVFNDSIFTEELSERGNQTAAYVQNRFRLGSRTEIVPGLRINYYDITRHLFFEPRLNVNYKLFNGFTLKGAYGRYNQVVSRVLRRNIFASNPDFWVLSDEENIPVLSSDHLIAGFNYNFNMHWTFDMEIYQKWDRGVLEYIPPEGIFANDAPEYSPYFRGTSESKGVEFILQRKGKYFNGWISYAYSFSENQFEELNDSEKYPSNQDQRHEIKFVNMFTYRKFEVSAVWIYGSGRPYTAPLGNFNINNPADGDIEVLYVSDINSFRLPDYHRLDISLNYKQKIGKLDSEIGFSIFNLYDRKNVKFRRFRQIDQDIQVVENTIGNTNYIQSDLFLLGFTPNISLKIRF; from the coding sequence TTGATCCTACTGCTGGCTTTATTTAAGCCCTTTATTTCTCATGCTCAAAATCTGGAATTAAAAATAAATGGCGATTTCAGTGGTAAAAATCTAAATGCCGTTTTAAAAGAAATACAATCCAAATATGATCTGCAATTTGCTTTTGACGAGAGAAGGCTTTCAAAGGTGAATGTGAACAAAGCGATCAATAACACACAACTCATAGATTTTTTGATTCAATATTTAAGGCCGGTGGGCCTTTCTTTTTATATACTGGATGAAACCATTATAATAAAACCTGAAGAGGAAATACCGGAGGACCAACTTCCCGTACTCAATAAAACCTATAATTTATCGGGATTCGTATTTGATTCATTGACGGGAGAAAGATTGCCCTATGCATTGATAAAATTCACTCCCGGTGACCTGGTTTCAACCAGCAATGTCAATGGATTCTTTTCAATAAAAGATATACCGGTTTCCAAAGGGAGAATAGAAATTTTCTATTTGGGATACGGCAAGGAGAATATTAATATCGAATCGCTCGAAAAAACTGGGAATCTCAGGGTTTCTCTTTCATCCGACAATGCTGTGTTAAATGAAGTGCTGGTAGAAGGAAATCCAAATCAATTAGTAAGTCTTGGTGATGATGTCAGTAAAATTAGTATCAATCCGGCACAGATGGAAAATCTGCCAAATCTCGGTGAAGTAGATATTTTCAGATCCATTCAGCTCTTGCCAGGTATTAATGGCACATTTGAAACGGCTTCAAGTATTAACATTAGAGGCAGCGCCCCCGATCACAATTTGATTCTCTTTGATGGATTTAACGTATATCACCTGGATCATTTTTTTGGCATCTTCAGTGCATTCAATAACAATTCCATTAAAAACATACAGGTTTTTAAAGGAGGCTTTGAGGCCAAATACGGGGGTAGAGTAGGAGGAGTATTGGATATTACTGGCAAGTCGGGGAGTAGTGAAAAACCTATTTTTGGACTGGGATTGAATTTCATTGGTTTTAACGCTTTGGCAGAAGTGCCAATTGGGAAAAAAACCAATTTCTTCTTTGCGGCGCGGCGGTCAATGACCGATTTTTTTCCAACGAGGTCTTACAAGGAATTAATCGAGAACGTATTAAACAATGATTTGAATGCTGAGCCGACCAACATTTATCGAAGTTATGATGAGCTCAATCCCATTTTTAATTTTTACGATTTAAATACAAAATTAACGCATCGCTTTTCTGAGAATGAAAAAATAGCTTTTAGTTTTTATCACGGAAGGGACATCTTAAAAATTGATAATACCTCCGATTTTCCAAACCTTACCTTTAATACTGAAAACCGAACCCGATGGGGAAACATTGGAGCGGGCTTAACTTACAGTAAACAATGGGAGAAAAATTTCTATTCTGATTTTAGCCTTGGCTATTCCAATTATTTTTCCAGAGTGACATATGGAGCTACTAAAGAATTTACAGATCAAAATGAGAATCTTGATGAACTTGTAATTTTTGAACAAAAGAATGATGTCGATGATGTATCATTAAAAATTGACAATGGTTGGAATTATTCGAGTAATAATCAATTGGAGTTTGGAATGCTGATCACTAACAATGCTATTTCCTATTCTGTATTTAACGATAGCATTTTTACGGAAGAGTTAAGTGAAAGGGGAAATCAGACTGCCGCTTATGTTCAGAACAGGTTCAGATTGGGAAGCCGAACCGAAATTGTGCCCGGATTGCGCATAAATTATTATGACATTACAAGGCATTTATTCTTTGAACCAAGGTTGAATGTCAATTACAAGCTTTTCAATGGATTTACATTAAAGGGTGCTTACGGAAGATATAATCAGGTGGTTAGTCGTGTTTTAAGACGAAATATTTTCGCAAGTAACCCTGACTTTTGGGTGCTTTCAGATGAAGAGAATATCCCGGTTTTGAGTTCGGATCATCTAATAGCAGGATTTAATTACAATTTCAATATGCATTGGACCTTTGATATGGAAATATATCAAAAATGGGACAGAGGGGTTCTTGAGTACATTCCTCCGGAAGGTATTTTCGCTAATGATGCCCCTGAATATTCCCCGTATTTCCGTGGTACAAGTGAGTCGAAGGGTGTGGAATTCATACTTCAGAGAAAAGGAAAATATTTTAATGGTTGGATCAGTTACGCCTACAGCTTTAGCGAAAATCAGTTTGAAGAATTGAACGACAGCGAAAAGTATCCCTCAAATCAGGATCAACGACATGAGATTAAATTTGTAAACATGTTTACCTATCGGAAATTTGAAGTTTCAGCAGTTTGGATTTACGGATCAGGACGACCCTACACAGCTCCATTAGGAAATTTCAATATAAATAATCCGGCAGATGGCGATATTGAGGTATTATATGTGAGCGATATTAATTCATTCAGACTGCCCGATTATCACAGACTCGATATTTCACTTAATTACAAACAAAAGATTGGAAAACTTGACAGTGAAATAGGCTTTTCCATATTTAATCTTTACGACAGAAAAAATGTGAAATTCAGAAGATTCAGGCAAATTGATCAGGATATACAGGTAGTTGAAAATACCATTGGCAATACCAATTATATACAAAGTGATTTATTTTTATTGGGTTTTACACCTAACATCAGTTTGAAAATTAGATTTTAA
- a CDS encoding DUF4249 family protein: MRGHLIIALILVLIGFNSCREELRTDLNDKILIESFIMHGQENNTIEIRLFSPLSKSDSSPLITPQNTQISNLSKNVVLFPEFESTGVFKLDSRALKLGEEDILELKINYNGEQIYAITTVPNRTQEIELSNPDLKINYIVDAIPNRITMSWTPENDPDYYLIEIDTASRNPQKINDDRINSDPANPYVNRIGFPISGSEIEISYPSVGYFGRHRIVLHHITKDFYDLYNNPVQGSYNKLNQSVVNGLGIFTAINSDTVYFRVVP, encoded by the coding sequence ATGCGCGGCCATTTAATAATAGCATTGATTTTAGTCTTAATTGGATTTAATTCCTGCAGAGAAGAACTGCGCACAGATCTAAATGATAAAATTCTTATCGAGTCATTTATTATGCACGGGCAGGAGAATAATACCATCGAGATTCGACTTTTTTCGCCATTAAGCAAAAGTGACAGTTCGCCTTTAATAACCCCCCAAAACACTCAAATATCAAACCTCAGTAAAAATGTAGTTTTATTTCCCGAATTTGAATCTACCGGAGTTTTTAAGCTGGATTCAAGAGCACTAAAACTTGGTGAGGAAGACATTCTTGAATTGAAGATCAATTACAATGGAGAACAGATTTATGCCATTACCACAGTACCCAATAGAACTCAGGAAATAGAATTAAGCAATCCCGATTTGAAAATCAATTATATTGTAGATGCAATTCCAAATAGAATCACGATGAGCTGGACCCCGGAAAATGACCCCGATTATTATTTAATTGAAATTGATACAGCAAGTAGAAACCCTCAGAAGATAAATGATGATAGAATTAATTCCGATCCTGCAAACCCATATGTAAACCGAATTGGTTTTCCAATCAGTGGCTCGGAAATAGAAATTTCCTATCCATCTGTTGGCTACTTTGGCAGACATCGAATTGTATTACATCATATTACAAAGGATTTTTACGACTTGTACAACAACCCGGTGCAGGGAAGTTACAATAAATTGAATCAGAGTGTTGTAAATGGTTTAGGCATATTTACTGCAATAAATTCGGATACAGTTTACTTTAGGGTAGTTCCATAG
- a CDS encoding FecR family protein, giving the protein MEKQDLDKKILESSSHFEVEENLTKKQAWERLRSEIDFKPKTVVIKMPLLKWAASIIVILGISFFVLKSAGTQTHIAGTDIIEIELPDGSEIVLDQNSEVSFNKYFWNLDRNVLLKGHAYFDVESGNTFEVMTRNGSVEVLGTEFNIEEDEEKFKVFCFEGRVSVKSNDQNEILLSEGMATSLVNNNLVDPFAFNKEKIAAWKNGLFYFEQESLSDVFESLSQYYNVDISVEVPIEGKNFSGVFKKAKIQTSMEIVCSSMGLSYELKENTVTITE; this is encoded by the coding sequence GTGGAAAAGCAAGATTTAGATAAGAAAATACTTGAAAGCAGCTCGCATTTTGAAGTTGAAGAAAATTTGACCAAAAAGCAGGCATGGGAAAGACTGCGGTCAGAAATAGATTTTAAACCAAAAACAGTAGTAATTAAAATGCCTTTATTAAAATGGGCAGCTTCAATTATTGTCATTCTTGGTATATCATTTTTTGTATTAAAGAGCGCCGGTACACAAACCCATATTGCCGGAACGGATATTATTGAAATAGAATTGCCGGATGGTTCTGAAATAGTTTTGGATCAGAACTCCGAGGTTTCATTCAATAAATATTTCTGGAATCTAGATAGAAATGTACTTTTAAAAGGCCATGCTTATTTTGATGTTGAGTCTGGAAATACCTTTGAAGTCATGACCCGAAATGGAAGTGTTGAAGTATTGGGTACTGAATTTAATATTGAAGAAGACGAAGAAAAATTTAAAGTCTTTTGTTTTGAAGGCAGGGTTTCGGTTAAATCTAATGATCAGAACGAAATTTTACTCAGCGAGGGGATGGCTACTTCCTTGGTAAATAATAATTTAGTTGATCCTTTTGCGTTTAATAAAGAAAAGATTGCCGCCTGGAAAAACGGTTTATTTTATTTTGAGCAAGAATCATTGTCCGATGTGTTTGAGAGTTTGAGCCAATATTATAATGTTGATATTAGCGTAGAGGTGCCCATTGAAGGCAAAAACTTCTCAGGCGTATTTAAAAAGGCCAAGATTCAAACTTCAATGGAAATCGTTTGTTCATCGATGGGATTGAGTTACGAGCTGAAGGAAAATACGGTTACAATTACTGAATAG
- a CDS encoding C40 family peptidase: MDKSYLRTFIIVLLAICTVTLLDSCKSSKKRNSVKSNSAIKLSRKKKKRLNQSVILTSKKFIGTPYKWGGTTRAGMDCSGLLYTSYQLNNISIPRSSAAQANFGKKVGIHSLREGDWVFFATGKKRRKITHVGLVTDIRGHEDVKFIHASTSLGVTESQLFSDYWRKKYIKAIRPFR; this comes from the coding sequence ATGGATAAATCATATCTGCGAACTTTCATTATAGTACTTCTGGCAATTTGTACAGTTACTCTATTGGACTCCTGTAAAAGTTCCAAAAAAAGAAATTCAGTAAAAAGCAATTCAGCGATTAAATTATCTCGAAAAAAGAAAAAAAGGTTAAACCAATCCGTTATCCTGACTTCAAAAAAATTTATTGGCACACCTTATAAGTGGGGAGGTACCACCAGAGCCGGAATGGATTGTTCGGGCCTGTTGTATACTTCTTATCAATTGAACAATATATCCATTCCAAGAAGCTCTGCCGCACAGGCAAATTTTGGTAAAAAAGTAGGCATTCACAGTTTGAGAGAAGGCGATTGGGTATTTTTTGCAACGGGTAAAAAAAGACGCAAAATTACGCATGTAGGCTTGGTTACAGATATCAGAGGCCATGAAGATGTGAAGTTTATTCATGCCAGCACTTCATTGGGTGTCACAGAAAGTCAATTATTTTCTGATTATTGGCGTAAAAAATATATCAAAGCCATAAGGCCGTTTAGATAG
- the hpt gene encoding hypoxanthine phosphoribosyltransferase, with amino-acid sequence MPEIHGKKFELYISEEEIKERLKSLSELIQKDYSSSTPLFISILNGAFIFTADLVREIQAEVELSFVKVKSYHGTQSSGNAKTMIGLGIDIRDKDVIIIDDIIDTGHTFNYLIELLKKSQPRSIKTCCLLFKKESFTENFQIDYIGFEIDNRFVVGYGLDYDEIGRNLKDIYALAE; translated from the coding sequence ATGCCCGAAATTCACGGTAAAAAATTTGAATTGTATATTTCTGAAGAAGAAATCAAGGAAAGGCTTAAGAGCCTCTCAGAGCTGATTCAAAAGGATTATAGTAGTTCGACTCCTCTTTTCATTTCTATTCTAAACGGTGCCTTTATTTTTACCGCTGACCTTGTTCGCGAGATTCAGGCTGAGGTAGAATTAAGCTTTGTAAAAGTGAAAAGCTATCACGGAACTCAGTCGAGTGGAAATGCCAAAACAATGATCGGTTTGGGAATCGACATCAGGGATAAAGATGTTATTATAATTGATGACATTATCGATACCGGCCATACCTTTAATTACCTGATTGAGCTATTGAAAAAAAGTCAACCAAGATCAATAAAGACTTGCTGTCTCCTATTTAAAAAAGAATCCTTCACGGAAAACTTTCAAATTGACTATATAGGATTTGAAATTGACAATAGATTTGTGGTAGGATATGGACTTGATTACGATGAAATAGGCAGAAATTTAAAAGATATCTATGCGCTTGCCGAGTAA